The window CTCATTCATCAGTCTGGTGTATTCAAGGGTCTCCTTCTCACAGATCATCGGCAGCTCTGACGGGTTCTGGCTGCACAGGTAGCGTTTCAATTCCCGTCCACCCTCCGTCATTTCAGCAGCCATGGCCATTTGGCGGTTGGTGCTCCACCGGGCAACGAGTGAAAGCGATGGTTTACGGCCGTAAAAATCAACCAAGATCTGATATATTAATCCACGGCTCTCCAGCCAGCGGCTAAAAACCTCCGGAACGACAAGCGCTGGAACAGTTGGTATCGTCATTTGTAAAACCTCCCTATTGGTTTGACCGAGGCGCAAGCCTTTAAGGAGCTTCATAACTGCCGCGCTTCCGGTATCATAGCTGTATTCTTTCGCATAAGGTCAACATCATCGCCAAGCCCTTATTCTTGGGCACCTTTATTATATCGGAGATGTTAAGCGCTTTCAGTGAGCATTCTATGACCATTGGCTAAAATTGTCGTACTTCTGTCAAAATTAGGCTGTGCCTTTCTGCTTCTGTCCCCTATTATTTAGATGGGTTATTAGATTGACGGGAGCCATGGTAATCTTTAAAATTTAAATAAAAATGCAACAACTGAAGGGAGAGGCCTATGGAACCGCTGACGGACCCTTTTGGACGTTTACATGACTATATCCGCATTTCGGTTACCGACCGCTGCAACCTGCGCTGCATTTATTGTATGCCGGCGGAGGGAATGCAATTCCAGCCGCAGGACGAGATTATGAGTTATGAGGAAATTACCGCTGTGGTGAAAGCGCTGGCGCCGCTCGGGCTGAGCAAGGTGCGGCTCACCGGCGGAGAACCGCTGGTCCGCAAGGATCTTGAGCAGCTTGTAGCCATGATTGCCGCCATCCCGGGCATTGATGATATATCGCTGACCACCAACGGCCTGATGCTTCCCGCCAAAGCCGCACTGTTGAAGCAGGCAGGACTGTCACGTGTGAACATCAGCCTGGACTCACTGAAGCAGGACCGCTTCTCGATGATTACGCGCGGCGGCGATGTCGCCAAGGTGCTGAAGGGCATCGAGGCCGCCGAGGCCGCCGGACTCTCTCCGATCAAGCTGAATGTCGTGCTGATGAAAGGCATTAACGATGATGAAATCAAGGATTTCATCTCACTCACCCTGAACAACCCGCTGAACGTGCGCTTCATCGAGTACATGCCGATCGGCAGCGCAAGCGACTCCTGGCGGCAGACTTATCTGCCGCTGGAGACCGTCGTTGAGGCATGCACCGCTGCAAGCTGGGAAACCGAGGAGGCAGACATGCCCTCCGGCAACGGCCCTTCGCAGAACCGGCGTGTCGTCGGGGCACGCGGCACCTTCGGGCTGATCCATCCGGTCAGCGAGCATTTCTGCGACAACTGTAACCGGCTGCGGCTGACGGCTGACGGCCACATCAAAGCCTGCCTGTACTGGGCGGATGAATACAATGTCCGTCCACTCGTTCAGGATCCTGCCGCCGTACAGGCGTTATTCCGCCAGGCGCTCGGCAACAAGCCCCATAATCACGAGATGGCGCTGGCGCTGGAGAAAAAGGCACAAAGCCATACTCCGACCGCGCGGCGCATGTCGCAGATCGGCGGATAGCACTGGTATATAGGCAGAACAAACAGATCCCCTCCTGCATCAGGAGGGGATCTGTTTTAAATATGATTATTTCATTGCCCCAGTGGCGCCCACGCCTACAATGTTCTCCATAACTGAAGGCTCATATAGATCGCAATGGCCCAGATCAGCAAGGCCGACCCCTGATTCATCAGCCGAATCAGTCTGCCTGAGGTATCCGCCTGTCCAAGCATCCTTCCCGCTGCCGCCAAGCCCAGGAACCATACCCAGGACACTCCCGCAGTTGCTGCGGCGAACCCCCAGCGGTCCACGCCCTCATAGCCTAGGGAGCCCGTACCGATGACACCGACCGTGTCCAGCAGGGCATGCGGGTTCAGCAGGGATACGGACAAGGCATAGCCTATCTGCCCCCTAGGGGAGAGCTGTTTCATGTTCCCTGCAGCTGGAGCAGCCGACCATATCTGCCAGCCCATGAACATCAAGAAAAGAACCCCCGCTCCGTAAACAACAGGTGTCAGCCATTCCAGTGTCAGAAGCAGCAGTGAGACCCCTCCGACAGCAGCACCGATGAGCAGGGTATCACACAGAGCCGCCGTCACAACCACAGGCAGTACACTGCGAAACCGGGGATGCAGTACCCCCTGGTTGAAAACAAATATATTCTGTACGCCCAGTGGTAAAATCAGTCCAAAGGCCAAGATTACTCCGTGTACAATAGCATGTGTCATCCGTCCGGCTTCCTTCCATCTGCGCTGTATGTTTAACTGGTGCACGGTCAGCTTCAGCCTTCCGCGGCAGTACTGATCTTACACCCGCGCCTATATTCCGGTAACCATCCAAACTCCGGTTACACACCCGACCAAATTCTGAAATGCCTTCAATGCATGATATACTCCGGTTATAAGTGTCCGGTAGCGGACCCGTTATTTATTTATCTTACCTAAAAGGAGCCTATTCATTGAGACCTGAACATCCGTCAAACCGTCTGGCTTCATCTTCCCCGCTTGCGGATACACAGGGAGAATGGGCGCCCGATCCGGCTTCGCCCCTGCCGCTGCACAGGCAAATTTCCGCCTTCTTCATGGCCAAAATCAGTAGCGGGGCCTGGCCTCCAGGGATGAGGCTGGCCCCGCAGCGCGAGCTCTGCCGCCAGCTTGGTGTCAACCGCAGCACTTTAGTAACTGCGCTGGGGGTACTGGCTGAGCGGGGACTCATTGAAGGCAGACGCGGCGGCGGAACCCGGGTCACCGCTGTGCAGGCTGACGGGAAGGCTGAAGGCCCTAAGCCCTTCGGCAATTGGAATGACTACTTGGAGGAAGGCACCCACTACCCCAATCTGCCTGCAGTACAGGCCATCAACCGGCTGGAGTATGAGCCGGGCCTGATCCGGCTCGGCACCGGTGAGCCTGCGCCC of the Paenibacillus pedocola genome contains:
- the moaA gene encoding GTP 3',8-cyclase MoaA, giving the protein MEPLTDPFGRLHDYIRISVTDRCNLRCIYCMPAEGMQFQPQDEIMSYEEITAVVKALAPLGLSKVRLTGGEPLVRKDLEQLVAMIAAIPGIDDISLTTNGLMLPAKAALLKQAGLSRVNISLDSLKQDRFSMITRGGDVAKVLKGIEAAEAAGLSPIKLNVVLMKGINDDEIKDFISLTLNNPLNVRFIEYMPIGSASDSWRQTYLPLETVVEACTAASWETEEADMPSGNGPSQNRRVVGARGTFGLIHPVSEHFCDNCNRLRLTADGHIKACLYWADEYNVRPLVQDPAAVQALFRQALGNKPHNHEMALALEKKAQSHTPTARRMSQIGG
- a CDS encoding LysE/ArgO family amino acid transporter, giving the protein MTHAIVHGVILAFGLILPLGVQNIFVFNQGVLHPRFRSVLPVVVTAALCDTLLIGAAVGGVSLLLLTLEWLTPVVYGAGVLFLMFMGWQIWSAAPAAGNMKQLSPRGQIGYALSVSLLNPHALLDTVGVIGTGSLGYEGVDRWGFAAATAGVSWVWFLGLAAAGRMLGQADTSGRLIRLMNQGSALLIWAIAIYMSLQLWRTL